A section of the Polynucleobacter sp. AP-Sving-400A-A2 genome encodes:
- a CDS encoding class I SAM-dependent methyltransferase, producing the protein MDITLTSLETAHTELLSQKIMAEIASNGGWIPFSRYMEMVLYEPGMGYYSAGAHKLGAGGDFTTAPELSPLFGAAIVETLLPILEALQDQGIPTQILEFGAGTGKLAESILSRLHELDFMLDHYDIIEISPDLAQRQEERLQHLSKKLNLSTQCRWLSSLPSYFKGIILANEVIDAIPCDAIIFQNGFWYWQGVSVINNRLTWSIGKPVEQALLPETLVNGSFSEGYVSELHAPANAWMRQVAKHLDTGLFLTFDYGFPESEYYHAQRLEGTLMAHHRHHAIQDPFYLPGLSDVTTHVEWSQIARSALQEKVDDVYLSNQVSYLLDAGIGDIALEIGDPSNPESFLPISNSLQKLLSEAEMGELFKVFAFTKKLSHILPDHTLEDLPGLRGRNRL; encoded by the coding sequence ATGGATATTACCTTGACCAGCCTTGAAACGGCTCATACCGAGCTTCTTAGCCAGAAAATAATGGCAGAAATCGCCTCCAACGGCGGCTGGATACCCTTTTCAAGATATATGGAAATGGTTCTCTATGAGCCTGGAATGGGTTATTACAGTGCTGGGGCTCATAAATTAGGTGCTGGCGGAGATTTCACGACCGCGCCTGAGCTCTCCCCCTTATTTGGGGCAGCTATTGTGGAAACGCTTTTACCTATTCTGGAGGCTTTGCAGGATCAAGGTATCCCCACCCAGATTCTGGAATTTGGTGCCGGTACAGGTAAGTTAGCCGAATCCATTCTCAGCCGACTGCACGAGCTTGATTTCATGCTGGATCACTACGACATCATCGAGATCTCACCCGACCTAGCTCAAAGACAAGAAGAGCGACTTCAACATCTCTCTAAGAAACTCAATTTATCTACTCAATGCCGCTGGCTCAGCTCCCTACCCAGTTACTTCAAAGGCATTATCTTAGCCAATGAAGTTATTGATGCCATTCCTTGTGATGCCATTATTTTTCAAAATGGCTTTTGGTATTGGCAGGGTGTTTCCGTTATTAATAACAGACTTACTTGGTCAATAGGTAAGCCTGTTGAGCAAGCCCTACTTCCAGAAACACTGGTGAATGGAAGTTTTTCTGAGGGCTACGTTTCCGAACTCCACGCACCAGCTAATGCTTGGATGCGCCAAGTAGCTAAACATCTAGATACTGGACTCTTTCTTACTTTTGATTACGGCTTTCCAGAGAGTGAGTACTATCACGCTCAACGTCTAGAGGGAACCTTAATGGCGCACCATCGCCATCATGCAATTCAAGATCCGTTTTATCTTCCAGGACTATCTGATGTGACTACCCACGTGGAGTGGTCACAGATTGCACGTAGTGCGCTACAAGAAAAAGTTGATGATGTCTATCTCAGCAATCAGGTATCTTATTTGTTAGACGCGGGTATTGGCGATATCGCATTAGAGATTGGCGACCCTAGCAATCCAGAATCTTTTTTACCGATTTCTAATTCGCTGCAAAAACTATTATCCGAAGCGGAGATGGGTGAGCTCTTTAAGGTCTTTGCATTCACAAAGAAACTATCCCACATATTGCCAGACCATACATTAGAGGACTTACCTGGCCTGCGAGGCAGGAACCGGCTTTAA
- a CDS encoding SDR family oxidoreductase → MSSNPQPQQNKAVLVTGAAKRLGREIALEFARQGWDIAIHYGQSASEAQATVAEIQKLGCKVAAFKADLANEMEINSLFTAVLAEFGNLQCLVNSASIFEYDRANSDTPLSSQILQDHMQVNVAAPILLSQLMFEYQKGRTKQASDSDLLTPSVIQLLDQKLINLNPDYLSYTLSKSALLTSVEVLAVDFAPHLRMIGLAPGITLTSGDQTEAGFAEAHQMTPLGRSSNPSDIAKAAVFLASSNAITGTTLYVDGGQHLLPSLRDVMFKTN, encoded by the coding sequence TTGAGTTCAAACCCACAACCTCAGCAAAATAAAGCAGTTTTAGTGACCGGTGCTGCCAAGCGTCTTGGTCGAGAAATTGCCTTGGAGTTTGCTCGTCAGGGCTGGGATATTGCAATTCATTATGGCCAATCTGCATCCGAGGCCCAAGCCACCGTAGCCGAAATCCAGAAGTTGGGATGTAAGGTCGCAGCATTCAAGGCGGACCTCGCTAATGAGATGGAAATTAATTCTCTATTTACCGCAGTGCTTGCCGAGTTCGGTAACTTGCAATGCCTGGTTAATAGTGCCTCGATCTTTGAATATGATCGTGCTAATTCCGATACTCCGCTCAGTAGTCAGATTTTGCAAGACCACATGCAGGTCAATGTAGCCGCACCCATCTTGTTGTCTCAGTTGATGTTTGAATATCAAAAGGGCCGGACAAAGCAAGCAAGCGATAGTGATTTATTAACTCCTTCTGTAATTCAATTGCTCGATCAAAAATTAATTAATCTCAATCCAGATTATTTGTCTTACACATTATCCAAGTCTGCACTTCTCACTTCAGTTGAAGTGCTGGCGGTAGATTTTGCTCCGCACTTACGCATGATTGGTTTAGCCCCTGGTATTACCCTGACTTCGGGCGACCAAACCGAAGCAGGTTTTGCTGAGGCGCACCAGATGACGCCATTAGGAAGATCATCAAATCCCAGTGATATTGCAAAAGCAGCTGTATTTTTAGCGAGCTCTAATGCGATCACGGGCACCACCTTATACGTGGATGGCGGACAGCATCTATTGCCATCATTACGCGATGTGATGTTCAAAACAAATTAA
- a CDS encoding dihydroneopterin aldolase: MNTILSNPALADCRRLFLRDYEIYINIGVHDFEKKGEQRVILNVDLYIPLNMNTPSQDLLEEVVDYDFMRETIKARSSQGHIHLQETFCDDIVAAMLLHPKVIAARVSTAKPDVYPDCHSVGVEVFRMKQD; the protein is encoded by the coding sequence ATGAACACCATTCTTTCTAATCCAGCGCTTGCTGATTGCCGCCGCTTATTTCTACGTGACTATGAAATCTATATCAATATTGGCGTCCATGATTTTGAAAAGAAGGGTGAGCAGCGCGTTATTCTCAATGTAGACCTCTATATTCCCTTGAATATGAACACCCCTTCTCAGGATCTATTAGAAGAGGTGGTTGATTATGACTTTATGCGTGAGACCATTAAAGCGCGGTCTTCGCAGGGCCATATCCATTTGCAAGAAACCTTTTGCGATGACATCGTTGCAGCAATGCTCTTACATCCTAAAGTTATTGCTGCTCGCGTCAGCACAGCTAAACCCGATGTCTATCCTGATTGCCATTCCGTTGGTGTTGAGGTATTTCGGATGAAGCAGGATTAA